One window from the genome of Apium graveolens cultivar Ventura unplaced genomic scaffold, ASM990537v1 ctg4977, whole genome shotgun sequence encodes:
- the LOC141702384 gene encoding agamous-like MADS-box protein AGL62, whose translation MAKKFSIGRQKIKIAKIERKNHLQVTFSKRRSGLFKKASELCTLCGVEIAIIVFSPAGKVFSFGHPNVEGIIDRFFSRNPPPSNSSTLHLVEAHRSMTVCELNFHLTQIFNELEGERKRGEALDDMRQASQSQFWWESPVEKMGFDELQQLKDCMEALKKNVNNQANSILIENANSNLPPFGFNGHRAFNQFEAKPNQIDPASHVPGYGYGNGYFGLSNFAA comes from the coding sequence ATGGCCAAAAAGTTCAGCATTGGCCGCCAAAAGATCAAGATTGCGAAAATAGAGCGTAAGAATCACCTGCAAGTTACCTTCTCAAAGCGTCGATCAGGCCTTTTTAAGAAGGCAAGTGAGCTCTGTACACTTTGTGGAGTTGAGATTGCCATTATAGTCTTTTCTCCAGCTGGAAAAGTGTTCTCCTTTGGACATCCTAATGTTGAAGGTATAATTGATAGGTTTTTTAGTCGCAATCCTCCACCTTCAAACTCAAGCACTCTCCATCTCGTTGAAGCTCATCGTAGTATGACTGTTTGCGAGCTGAACTTCCATCTCACACAGATTTTCAATGAACTAGAGGGTGAGAGGAAGAGAGGAGAGGCACTTGATGACATGAGGCAAGCTAGCCAGAGCCAGTTTTGGTGGGAATCTCCAGTCGAAAAGATGGGATTTGATGAGCTTCAACAATTGAAGGACTGCATGGAAGCGTTGAAGAAAAATGTGAACAATCAAGCTAATAGCATCTTGATTGAGAATGCAAATTCTAATTTGCCACCTTTTGGTTTTAATGGACACAGGGCCTTTAATCAGTTTGAAGCTAAGCCTAATCAGATTGATCCTGCTTCTCATGTCCCTGGTTACGGATATGGTAATGGTTATTTTGGTCTGAGCAACTTTGCTGCGTAA